A stretch of Clostridium sp. BJN0001 DNA encodes these proteins:
- a CDS encoding AraC family transcriptional regulator: MRENESIGHIFSELYLVPNKIKINYCKIKTVEVLMFLWSLNEPIKEKRLYFSRYNVEKVKKIKELIIANIDHKYTLNQLSKKYNISLTIMKICFKEMFGMSIYSYIRHHRIGKAANLLLKTERSILDIANSVGYINASKFAAAFKNITGISPNEYRKNNIKMSKWIIKI, encoded by the coding sequence ATGAGAGAAAATGAGTCTATAGGACATATATTTTCAGAATTATATTTAGTTCCAAATAAGATAAAAATAAATTATTGTAAAATAAAGACAGTAGAAGTATTAATGTTTTTATGGTCTCTTAATGAACCAATAAAAGAAAAAAGACTATATTTTTCTAGATACAATGTAGAAAAAGTAAAAAAGATTAAAGAACTAATAATAGCTAATATAGATCATAAATATACTTTAAATCAGCTTTCTAAAAAGTATAACATTTCACTTACAATAATGAAAATATGTTTTAAAGAAATGTTTGGAATGAGTATATATTCATATATAAGACATCATAGAATAGGGAAGGCTGCAAATCTTTTATTGAAAACAGAACGTAGTATTTTAGATATAGCAAATAGCGTTGGATATATTAATGCAAGTAAATTTGCAGCCGCATTTAAAAATATAACAGGAATATCTCCTAACGAGTATAGAAAAAATAATATAAAAATGTCTAAATGGATTATAAAAATCTAA